Proteins from one Panthera leo isolate Ple1 chromosome D1, P.leo_Ple1_pat1.1, whole genome shotgun sequence genomic window:
- the GSTP1 gene encoding glutathione S-transferase P: MPPYTIVYFPVRGRCEAMRMLLADQGQSWKEEVVTKETWLQGPLKASCLYGQLPKFQDGDLTLYQSNAILRHLGRTLGLYGKDQREAALVDVVNDGVEDLRCKYATLIYTNYEAGKKEYVKALPEHLKPFETLLSQNQGGQAFIVGDQISFADYNLLDLLLIHQVLAPGCLDSLPLLSAYVARLSARPKLKAFLASPEHVNRPINGNGKQ, from the exons ggcgcTGCGAGGCCATGCGCATGCTGCTGGCCGACCAGGGCCAGAGCTGGAAGGAAGAGGTGGTGACCAAGGAGACCTGGCTGCAGGGCCCGCTCAAGGCCTCCTGT ctgtacGGGCAGCTCCCCAAGTTCCAGGACGGAGACCTCACTCTGTACCAGTCCAATGCTATCCTGCGACACCTGGGGCGCACGCTTG GGCTATACGGGAAGGACCAGCGCGAGGCAGCCCTGGTGGACGTGGTAAACGACGGGGTGGAGGACCTTCGCTGCAAATACGCCACCCTTATCTACACCAACTAT GAGGCAGGCAAGAAGGAATATGTGAAGGCACTGCCGGAGCACCTGAAGCCTTTCGAGACGCTGCTGTCCCAGAATCAGGGGGGCCAGGCCTTCATCGTGGGCGACCAG ATCTCCTTCGCAGACTACAACCTGCTGGACCTGCTGCTGATTCACCAGGTCCTGGCCCCCGGCTGCCTGgactccctccccctgctctcggCCTATGTGGCGCGCCTCAGCGCCCGGCCCAAGCTCAAGGCCTTCCTGGCCTCCCCTGAGCACGTGAACCGTCCCATCAACGGCAACGGGAAGCAGTGA